The Venenivibrio stagnispumantis genomic sequence AGCTTGTGATGCGGGAAGTACTGAGGGATGTAATAATCTTGGAGAAATGTATTATTATGGAGAAGGGGTAGAACAAGATTATGTAAAAGCTGCTGGGTTATTTAAAAAAGCTTGTGATGCGGGAAGTACTGAGGGATGTTATAATCTTGGAGAAATGTATTATTATGGAAAAGGGGTAGAACAAGATTATGTAAAAGCTGTTGGGTTATTTGAAAAAGCTTGTGATGCGGGAAGTGCTAAGGGATGTTATAATCTTGGAGAAATGTATTATTATGGAAAAGGGGTAGAACAAGATTATGTAAAAGCTGCTGGGTTATTTGAAAAAGCTTGTGATGCGGGAATTGCTAAAGGATGTAATAATCTTGGAAGAATGTATTATGATGGAGAAGGGGTAGAA encodes the following:
- a CDS encoding tetratricopeptide repeat protein encodes the protein ACDAGSTEGCNNLGEMYYYGEGVEQDYVKAAGLFKKACDAGSTEGCYNLGEMYYYGKGVEQDYVKAVGLFEKACDAGSAKGCYNLGEMYYYGKGVEQDYVKAAGLFEKACDAGIAKGCNNLGRMYYDGEGVEEDYVKAAVFFKKACDAGSAKGCYLYKSLIYMKIVDSLLN